The Carassius carassius chromosome 34, fCarCar2.1, whole genome shotgun sequence genome has a segment encoding these proteins:
- the LOC132115080 gene encoding E3 SUMO-protein ligase ZBED1-like, whose amino-acid sequence MKLPEHSLITDCATRWGSKQQMVERMLEQEQAIKRVFAQDKSRRPLPQLTWQDISVLESVNNALKPVVDFTDILSGENYVTVSSLLPMLAHLEGVLEESGDDSKLTADLKRVILEQMEGRYGDDTTQRMMRKATLLDPRYRGDHMKPPELHSTKSEIVEEIVKEIDLSLPRPTPGPSHAGEDGEEPDAGVATVPKKKKWSLGSLLAKRAATAAAATLTDEQKVESEMTIYLQEMAIDGEEDPLTWWKTNEIRFPFMARLARKYLCICATSTPSERVFSTAGSVVTPIRSLLKPDKVSMLVFLARNIEI is encoded by the exons ATGAAACTCCCTGAGCACTCACTGATCACG GACTGTGCAACACGATGGGGCTCAAAACAGCAAATGGTGGAGAGAATGCTGGAGCAGGAGCAAGCCATCAAACGTGTGTTTGCCCAAGACAAAAGCCGCCGCCCACTCCCCCAGCTGACATGGCAAGACATAAGTGTTCTGGAATCTGTGAACAACGCGCTGAAGCCAGTAGTGGACTTCACAGACATTCTCTCTGGAGAAAATTACGTAACGGTGTCCTCACTGCTGCCCATGTTGGCCCATTTAGAAGGTGTGCTGGAAGAGTCAGGTGATGATTCTAAACTGACAGCCGACCTGAAGCGTGTCATCCTGGAGCAGATGGAAGGCAGATATGGTGATGACACCACCCAGAGGATGATGCGTAAAGCAACACTGCTTGACCCGAGGTACCGAGGGGACCATATGAAACCTCCTGAACTTCATTCTACAAAATCTGAAATAGTGGAAGAGATTGTGAAAGAGATTGATCTGTCGCTGCCAAGGCCAACACCAGGTCCCTCACATGCTGGAGAAGATGGAGAGGAACCAGATGCCGGCGTCGCCACCGTGCCTAAGAAAAAAAAGTGGTCTTTAGGCAGCCTTCTTGCGAAGAGAGCAGCCACAGCAGCTGCAGCCACGCTCACTGATGAGCAAAAGGTCGAGTCAGAAATGACCATTTATCTGCAGGAAATGGCCATCGATGGGGAAGAGGACCCACTGACTTGGTGGAAAACTAACGAAATAAGGTTTCCGTTCATGGCCAGATTAGCACGGAAATATCTGTGCATATGTGCTACCAGTACTCCATCAGAGCGGGTCTTCAGCACAGCGGGAAGTGTAGTTACTCCAATTCGCAGCTTATTAAAACCAGACAAAGTGAGCATGTTGGTATTTCTGGCCAGAAACATCGAAATTTAA